GTTCGAATCCTATCCTGCCCACCAAACAGCGTGTTCCGCTTTTGCCCTTCGCAGAGGCGGAACATGGTTGTGAATAGAAGGTGTGGAAGTCAGGTCATTATAAAGCCCTCAGGTACAACAGCCTTTAATGTTCTTTAATTTATTTTTTAATTCTGCGGTCAGGAAAATTTTCAGACTAAAGAGTTATATGCGGGAGTAGCTCAGTTGGTAGAGCGACAGCCTTCCAAGCTGTAGGTCGCGGGTTCGAGCCTCGTCTCCCGCTCGCATATTTTTTACATGCAATTTCAAGCTGTTGTAGCTCAGGGGTAGAGCACTTCCTTGGTAAGGAAGAGGTCGAGAGTTCAATTCTCTTCAACAGCTCCATGAATTTTTGAAGAATAGTTGTAGTGAGTCGTTAATATCGCCATCAACAAGCTCCATAAAATTCGAATTTCGGAATTCGAATTTCCCATTCCCACTCCGAAATTAAACTTAGCGTTGTAGCTCGATGGAAGAGCAACCATGGATTACAATCATGGAAGGCAATGAGTTCAATTCTCATCAGCGGTACAAGTTTGTAAATCGTGTTTTAAACAACTATCAATACAATCTTTACAAACCATCTAAAAAGAAAATACAATGGCAAAAGAAACCTTTAAGCGGGATAAACCCCACGTAAACATTGGTACCATCGGCCACGTGGACCACGGTAAAACTACCTTGACTGCTGCCATTACCACAATTTTGGCAAACAAGGGTCTGGCAGAGAAGAGAGGTTATGATGAGATCGATGCGGCTCCTGAAGAAAAAGAAAGAGGTATCACTATCAATACAGCACACGTTGAGTATCAGACTGCAAATCGTCACTATGCTCACGTAGATTGCCCAGGCCACGCTGACTATGTGAAAAACATGATCACTGGTGCTGCGCAGATGGACGGTGCTATCCTGGTGGTTGCTGCGACCGACGGTCCTATGCCACAAACAAGAGAGCACATCCTCCTGGCTCGTCAGGTAGGTGTTCCTCGCGTAGTTGTATTCATGAACAAAGTTGACCTGGTTGACGATGCTGAACTGCTGGAACTGGTTGAAATCGAGATCCGCGACCTGCTGAGCTCTAACGGTTTCGACGGTGATAACGCTCCTGTTATCAAAGGTTCTGCTACCGGCGCGCTGGCTGGCGATGATAAATGGGTTGGTGCTATCGACGAACTGATGGAAGCAGTAGATTCTTACATTCCTCTGCCTCCACGTCCAGTTGATCAACCATTCCTGATGTCTGTAGAGGACGTATTCTCTATCACAGGTCGTGGTACAGTAGCAACTGGTCGTATCGAACGCGGTCGCATCAAAGTTGGTGAGAACGTTGAGATCGTAGGTCTCCTGGAAGAGTCTCTGAAATCTACTTGTACTGGTGTTGAGATGTTCAAAAAATTACTGGACGAAGGTGAAGCTGGTGACAACGCTGGTCTGCTCCTCCGCGGTATTGAGAAAACTCAGATCCGTCGTGGTATGGTTATCTGCGCTCCAGGTTCCATCACTCCACACACCGAATTCAAATGCGAAGTTTACGTACTGAGCAAAGAAGAAGGTGGCCGTCACACTCCATTCTTCAACAAATACCGTCCTCAGTTCTACTTCCGTACCACTGACGTAACCGGTGAAGTTGAACTGCCTGCAGGTGTTGAAATGGTTATGCCTGGTGATAACGTTACTCTGACTGTTAAACTGATCGCTCCTATCGCGATGGATAAAGGTCTGAAGTTCGCTATCCGTGAAGGTGGCCGTACCGTAGGTGCTGGTCAGGTGACTGAAATCATCAAATAAGCTTAACGCTTAATAATACTTAAAACCATTAGCTTTGGCCTAAAGCCACGGCTCCAAACTAAAGCTAATGGTTTCATACACGGGCATGGTGCAACGGTAGCATACGGGTCTCCAAAACCTTTGATCTGGGTTCGAATCCTAGTGCCCGTGCAAAGAAAATATATAAAATGGTTGAATTGTTGTTATTTTTAATAAAATAATCGAACAATTCAACCTTTTTAGGCTTTATCCAATTGACTATAAAAAGTATTATAAATGAATAAGATCAGAAATTACTTCCGCGAGTCTTATCATGAACTGGTATACAAAGTGACCTGGCCTACCTGGCAGGAACTCCAAT
The Chitinophaga sp. Cy-1792 genome window above contains:
- the tuf gene encoding elongation factor Tu produces the protein MAKETFKRDKPHVNIGTIGHVDHGKTTLTAAITTILANKGLAEKRGYDEIDAAPEEKERGITINTAHVEYQTANRHYAHVDCPGHADYVKNMITGAAQMDGAILVVAATDGPMPQTREHILLARQVGVPRVVVFMNKVDLVDDAELLELVEIEIRDLLSSNGFDGDNAPVIKGSATGALAGDDKWVGAIDELMEAVDSYIPLPPRPVDQPFLMSVEDVFSITGRGTVATGRIERGRIKVGENVEIVGLLEESLKSTCTGVEMFKKLLDEGEAGDNAGLLLRGIEKTQIRRGMVICAPGSITPHTEFKCEVYVLSKEEGGRHTPFFNKYRPQFYFRTTDVTGEVELPAGVEMVMPGDNVTLTVKLIAPIAMDKGLKFAIREGGRTVGAGQVTEIIK